Proteins from a single region of Candidatus Parcubacteria bacterium:
- the clpP gene encoding ATP-dependent Clp endopeptidase proteolytic subunit ClpP (Derived by automated computational analysis using gene prediction method: Protein Homology. GO_component: GO:0009368 - endopeptidase Clp complex [Evidence IEA]; GO_function: GO:0004176 - ATP-dependent peptidase activity [Evidence IEA]; GO_function: GO:0004252 - serine-type endopeptidase activity [Evidence IEA]; GO_process: GO:0006508 - proteolysis [Evidence IEA]), protein MALIPTVIEKEGHAERAYDIYSRLLKDRIIFLGEAIDDHVANNVIAQLLFLDAEDKDKDIKFYINSPGGSVSSGLAIYDTMQYIKAPISTICVGMAASMASVLLAAGAPGKRMALPNSEIMIHQVMGGTEGQASDIKIHAEHILKIKDKLNQLLAKHSGRKKEEVEKDSDRDKWMSAEEAKKYGLIDLVLKK, encoded by the coding sequence ATGGCTCTAATACCGACAGTAATTGAAAAAGAAGGGCACGCTGAACGTGCCTACGATATCTATTCCCGTCTGCTCAAAGACCGAATTATTTTTTTAGGTGAGGCTATTGATGACCATGTGGCCAACAATGTCATTGCCCAGCTTTTGTTTCTAGACGCCGAGGATAAAGATAAAGATATTAAATTTTATATTAACTCCCCCGGCGGTTCAGTATCATCAGGACTAGCTATTTATGATACGATGCAATACATTAAAGCCCCAATTTCTACTATTTGTGTAGGGATGGCCGCTTCAATGGCGTCCGTACTTTTAGCCGCGGGGGCACCCGGAAAAAGAATGGCTCTGCCTAATAGTGAAATTATGATTCACCAGGTAATGGGAGGCACCGAGGGGCAAGCGTCCGATATTAAAATTCACGCTGAACATATCCTTAAGATCAAAGATAAGCTCAACCAATTACTAGCTAAGCACAGTGGACGCAAAAAAGAAGAAGTAGAAAAAGACTCCGATCGTGATAAATGGATGAGCGCTGAAGAAGCGAAAAAATATGGTTTAATTGATTTAGTTCTCAAAAAATAA
- the secF gene encoding protein translocase subunit SecF (Derived by automated computational analysis using gene prediction method: Protein Homology. GO_component: GO:0031522 - cell envelope Sec protein transport complex [Evidence IEA]; GO_function: GO:0015450 - protein-transporting ATPase activity [Evidence IEA]; GO_process: GO:0043952 - protein transport by the Sec complex [Evidence IEA]) codes for MRNYKIIKNSKIWLSLSTILVTLSVIALFLWGLKPGLDFTGGSLLEVKFAGAQPTVVEINEVFAQTDFGNLVIQPTGSNTIILRFQETSLEKHDQAITALESLEQAEAGLTEIRFESIGSSVGAELRSRAFWLVFFALLIIIIYITFAFRAVSKPVPSWKYGLISIVSLAHNILLTCGVFAVLGHFLGTEVNTTFIVALLTVLGYSINDTIVVFDRVRENLPKSHLSFAETVNDSLNQTFVRSVNATATTVLALLSILIFGGGSIKDFVLALVIGIFCGAYSSLFLAAPLLVLTEKRQRRHRQKN; via the coding sequence ATGAGAAATTATAAAATTATAAAGAATAGTAAAATCTGGTTGTCGTTATCTACTATTTTAGTGACCCTGTCCGTTATTGCTCTCTTTCTTTGGGGGCTAAAACCAGGCTTAGATTTTACTGGTGGCAGTTTATTGGAGGTGAAATTTGCTGGGGCCCAACCGACGGTCGTCGAAATTAATGAAGTTTTTGCTCAGACCGACTTTGGTAACCTAGTAATTCAGCCGACTGGTAGCAATACCATTATTTTACGTTTTCAAGAAACTTCTCTAGAAAAGCATGACCAAGCAATTACCGCCCTTGAAAGTTTGGAGCAAGCCGAGGCAGGTTTAACAGAAATTCGCTTTGAATCGATTGGCTCCTCGGTTGGGGCCGAACTTAGAAGTCGAGCTTTTTGGTTAGTTTTCTTTGCCCTCTTAATTATTATTATCTACATCACTTTTGCTTTTAGGGCGGTGTCTAAGCCGGTGCCATCTTGGAAGTATGGTTTGATTTCTATTGTTTCACTCGCTCACAACATTTTATTAACTTGTGGTGTTTTTGCTGTCCTTGGACACTTTTTAGGAACGGAGGTTAATACCACTTTTATTGTCGCTTTGCTAACCGTCCTCGGCTACAGTATTAACGATACGATTGTTGTTTTTGATCGTGTTCGGGAGAACTTGCCTAAGAGCCACTTAAGTTTTGCGGAAACCGTTAATGATAGTTTAAATCAAACTTTTGTTCGCTCGGTGAATGCGACGGCGACCACAGTATTAGCTTTGCTCTCCATCTTAATTTTTGGTGGAGGATCAATTAAAGATTTTGTTCTCGCTTTAGTGATCGGTATTTTCTGCGGTGCTTACAGCTCTTTATTTTTAGCAGCTCCGTTACTAGTGTTAACGGAAAAAAGACAAAGACGACACCGGCAAAAGAATTAA
- a CDS encoding preprotein translocase subunit SecD (Derived by automated computational analysis using gene prediction method: Protein Homology.), with the protein MKTQTNKWLSSKKNKLYLSLVLVLIFVATSFLAVAGGYYNRFSNYLAEKTNDTVVLPKGPELPFVLGLDLQGGTQLTYEADVSKIPEAERSSSLEGIRDIIERRVNSTGVAEPIIQVNRSMAGDYRVIVELAGVKEADEAIRMIGETPLLEFQELSEAPVEGAQEIQINEDGEAELVLDGAGSAAAEPELVNTELSGRNLKNASLRFDPNDGTPMVALEFDEEGAKMFEEITERNIGKTVAIVLDGYVISAPVVNEKIPNGEAVISGSFSVEEAKLLVRRLNTGALPVPITLIGQQTVEASLGQESISNSLVAGLIGFLLIAIFMILYYRYPGFLSVVSLIIYVLAVLAIFKMMPWWLIALYLLALFSLFAITLKDLKIFDGPLSVIMFVVIGVFLIYYAQTPVTLTLAGIAGFILSIGMAVDANVLIFERLREELRLGKPLKIAIDDAFRRAWPSIRDGNLTTILICFVLMSFGTGLVKGFGATLFLGVGISMLSNIVITSILMKWTAGKWLERNPWLLGAKKSPEGQED; encoded by the coding sequence ATGAAAACGCAGACAAACAAGTGGCTTTCTTCAAAAAAGAATAAGCTCTACCTATCTTTAGTTTTAGTTTTGATTTTTGTGGCTACTTCTTTTTTAGCAGTTGCTGGTGGTTACTACAATCGCTTTAGTAATTACCTGGCCGAAAAAACTAATGACACCGTCGTTTTGCCGAAAGGACCGGAGCTGCCATTTGTTTTAGGTTTAGATTTACAGGGCGGGACACAGCTAACCTATGAGGCTGATGTTTCCAAAATTCCTGAGGCGGAGAGATCGTCTTCTTTAGAGGGCATTCGCGATATTATTGAACGCCGGGTTAATTCTACTGGCGTCGCCGAACCGATTATTCAAGTTAATCGCAGCATGGCTGGCGATTACCGGGTGATCGTGGAATTAGCAGGCGTGAAAGAAGCTGATGAGGCGATTAGAATGATCGGGGAAACGCCACTTTTAGAATTTCAAGAATTAAGTGAGGCCCCGGTAGAAGGAGCTCAAGAAATTCAAATTAATGAGGACGGCGAAGCCGAGCTGGTTCTTGATGGCGCCGGCAGTGCTGCCGCCGAACCGGAATTAGTAAATACCGAGCTAAGTGGCCGTAATTTGAAAAATGCTTCACTGCGTTTTGATCCTAATGATGGCACTCCTATGGTCGCCCTGGAGTTTGATGAAGAGGGCGCAAAAATGTTTGAGGAAATTACCGAACGCAATATTGGTAAAACCGTAGCCATTGTTTTAGACGGCTATGTCATCTCCGCACCAGTGGTTAACGAAAAAATCCCTAACGGGGAAGCGGTTATCTCTGGTAGTTTTAGTGTTGAAGAGGCTAAGCTGCTAGTTCGAAGGCTAAACACTGGCGCTTTACCAGTGCCAATTACTCTTATCGGCCAGCAAACCGTGGAAGCTAGTCTTGGGCAAGAATCCATTAGTAACAGTTTGGTTGCCGGATTAATTGGTTTTTTGCTGATTGCAATTTTCATGATTCTTTATTATCGCTATCCAGGCTTCTTATCGGTAGTCAGTTTAATAATTTATGTGTTGGCGGTGTTAGCGATTTTTAAGATGATGCCTTGGTGGTTGATTGCCCTCTATTTGTTGGCACTTTTCTCTCTGTTCGCGATTACCCTTAAAGATTTAAAAATCTTTGATGGCCCCTTATCAGTAATTATGTTTGTGGTTATCGGTGTTTTCTTGATTTATTATGCACAAACCCCAGTTACTTTAACTTTGGCAGGAATTGCTGGGTTTATTCTCTCTATTGGCATGGCCGTTGATGCTAACGTTTTAATTTTTGAACGTTTGCGCGAAGAGCTCCGGCTCGGCAAACCGCTCAAGATCGCTATTGATGATGCTTTTCGTCGGGCTTGGCCTTCAATTCGTGATGGCAACTTAACGACTATTTTAATTTGTTTCGTCTTAATGAGTTTTGGCACCGGTCTGGTTAAGGGTTTTGGAGCCACGCTATTTTTAGGGGTAGGGATTTCAATGCTCAGCAATATTGTTATTACCAGCATTTTAATGAAATGGACCGCTGGTAAGTGGCTAGAACGTAATCCCTGGCTTTTAGGAGCTAAGAAAAGCCCGGAGGGGCAGGAGGACTAA
- a CDS encoding prepilin peptidase (Derived by automated computational analysis using gene prediction method: Protein Homology.) translates to MLIFGAIFTFIFGLLIGSFINCWAWRLYQEESLMNRSYCPRCRHQIRWYDNIPLLSFLLLKGRCRDCKKTISWQYPAVELLTALLFTTAWLFFGADIWLFLQSLFVITILILVLVFDARWLLIPVNVLIGGLIFVFLFGYLGSSLGFWGYFGAFLLSAVVAALFFALQYILTRGRGLGEGDIWLGAFLGGAFADLVQLFVALILAYFVGALVSIFLLLTGKKKWSSRLPLGVFLVIGALVAWFFGKAISTWYLGLL, encoded by the coding sequence ATGTTAATATTTGGTGCCATCTTCACTTTTATTTTTGGCCTCTTAATCGGCAGTTTTATTAACTGTTGGGCTTGGCGTCTTTATCAAGAAGAAAGTTTAATGAATCGTTCTTATTGTCCCCGGTGTCGGCACCAAATTCGGTGGTACGATAATATTCCTCTCCTTTCCTTCTTGCTGCTTAAAGGGCGCTGTCGTGATTGTAAAAAGACTATTTCTTGGCAATATCCAGCGGTTGAGTTACTAACCGCTCTCCTTTTTACTACCGCTTGGCTATTTTTTGGCGCTGACATTTGGCTTTTTCTTCAAAGTTTGTTCGTGATTACGATTTTAATCTTGGTGTTAGTTTTTGACGCCCGTTGGCTCTTAATTCCCGTTAACGTTTTGATTGGTGGCCTTATTTTTGTTTTTCTGTTCGGTTATTTAGGCTCTTCTCTAGGATTTTGGGGCTATTTCGGCGCCTTCCTGTTGAGTGCTGTAGTCGCCGCTCTTTTTTTTGCCTTGCAGTATATTTTGACCCGGGGGCGGGGCTTGGGGGAGGGCGATATTTGGCTAGGAGCATTTTTGGGGGGCGCCTTCGCTGATCTCGTCCAGCTTTTTGTTGCCTTAATATTAGCTTATTTTGTTGGCGCCTTAGTGAGTATTTTTCTATTATTGACGGGCAAAAAGAAGTGGAGTAGCCGCTTACCGCTGGGAGTTTTTTTGGTTATCGGCGCTCTGGTCGCTTGGTTTTTTGGAAAAGCGATCAGTACTTGGTATTTAGGGCTTTTATAA
- the ftsA gene encoding cell division protein FtsA (Derived by automated computational analysis using gene prediction method: Protein Homology. GO_function: GO:0005515 - protein binding [Evidence IEA]; GO_function: GO:0005524 - ATP binding [Evidence IEA]; GO_process: GO:0043093 - FtsZ-dependent cytokinesis [Evidence IEA]): protein MKEEIIAGLDVGSTAIRLVIGQKIDTPTGEELQIIGAVSSPTAGVNKGVVSSIEETTSSISACLEKAERLIGVPISSVWVSINDPHIKCERSKGVVAVSKGDGEINEVDVSRAVEAAQALAVPVNYEILHVIPISFTVDSQTDIKNPVGMSGIRLEVETLIIQGLSTQIKNLTKAIYRTGLEIDELVLSPLASAEAVLTLKQKELGVALVNIGSSTTSLAVYEERNLLHAAILPIGSEHITADIAIGLRCPINLAERIKREYGTCNPALVDREEEVDVRNLVKEEDVNDDIETVSRHYVAEIIEARVEEILDKVDNELKYIDRSGMLPAGTVFVGSGAELDGLVDLAKRRLRLPASVGTPRNLNVVIDKVKNPEFMTALGLVIWGSNNATGGQSSDGFRKINKFFGKFKGWAKRIIPK from the coding sequence ATGAAAGAAGAAATTATTGCCGGCCTTGATGTTGGATCAACGGCGATTCGTTTAGTTATTGGTCAAAAAATTGACACCCCGACGGGGGAAGAGCTCCAAATTATTGGCGCCGTTTCTTCGCCAACCGCTGGTGTAAATAAAGGAGTGGTAAGCAGTATTGAGGAGACCACTTCCTCTATTTCGGCTTGCTTAGAAAAGGCGGAGCGTTTAATTGGCGTTCCGATTTCTAGTGTTTGGGTGAGTATTAATGACCCGCATATTAAATGTGAGCGCAGTAAAGGTGTGGTTGCCGTCTCTAAAGGGGATGGCGAAATTAATGAGGTTGATGTTAGTCGGGCGGTAGAAGCTGCTCAGGCTTTAGCTGTGCCGGTGAATTATGAAATTTTACACGTCATTCCGATTAGCTTTACTGTTGATAGCCAAACTGATATTAAAAATCCGGTCGGGATGTCGGGTATTCGCTTAGAGGTGGAAACTCTCATTATTCAAGGACTTTCTACGCAAATTAAAAATCTTACTAAAGCGATTTATCGCACCGGTTTAGAAATAGATGAGTTAGTTTTGTCGCCTTTGGCTTCCGCCGAGGCGGTTTTAACATTAAAACAGAAAGAGTTGGGCGTGGCCTTAGTCAATATTGGTTCGTCGACAACCTCTTTAGCGGTTTACGAGGAGCGCAATCTATTACACGCCGCGATTTTGCCGATTGGCTCTGAACATATTACTGCCGACATTGCCATTGGCTTGCGCTGCCCGATTAACTTAGCTGAGCGCATTAAGCGTGAATACGGCACTTGTAACCCAGCCTTAGTTGATCGCGAGGAAGAAGTGGATGTAAGGAATTTGGTTAAAGAGGAAGATGTTAATGATGACATTGAAACAGTTTCTCGGCATTATGTGGCCGAAATAATTGAAGCGCGGGTTGAAGAAATTTTGGATAAAGTTGATAATGAGTTAAAATACATTGATCGTTCGGGAATGTTACCGGCGGGCACCGTTTTTGTTGGCTCGGGCGCCGAACTGGATGGCTTAGTGGATTTAGCTAAGAGGCGATTACGGTTACCGGCCTCTGTGGGCACACCCCGAAACTTAAATGTCGTGATTGATAAGGTAAAAAATCCAGAGTTTATGACCGCCCTGGGCTTGGTCATTTGGGGTAGTAATAATGCTACCGGGGGGCAATCTAGTGATGGTTTCCGGAAGATAAATAAATTTTTTGGCAAATTTAAGGGCTGGGCTAAGAGGATTATTCCTAAATAA
- a CDS encoding thrombospondin type 3 repeat-containing protein (Derived by automated computational analysis using gene prediction method: Protein Homology.) — translation MFKNSNKKTKEKVGGHKNGGAAEDKTDKEINENLVTHKMPAWGRFSGQTYSSYSEKIEAKSAVTGQSKKTGAVLMVIGILVLVAALGAGYWFIIKPILEKPAATPKSVENAYQAPVNQEPATDLIELADTEMATTSPINDELASSTELVATSTATSTEEIISEDMPVVTPPLVESPDTDNDGLTDAEERVAGTDPENADTDNDGYSDLQELLSGYDPLVPNEKLGASSALRANNLDGQARILYPADWSLVESPSTNTVVFSDSDQAFIQVTYQSNDSALSAGAWLANEMPGAIAKEFISGEGWTGFVLDDGLSAYVFSEDDKRVYTITCLPLAPNTDSPAVFNLMLKILLVF, via the coding sequence ATGTTTAAAAACTCTAACAAAAAAACTAAGGAGAAGGTTGGTGGCCATAAAAATGGTGGGGCTGCTGAGGACAAGACGGATAAAGAAATCAATGAGAATCTAGTTACTCATAAGATGCCGGCCTGGGGACGTTTCTCTGGCCAGACCTATTCTTCTTATAGTGAAAAAATTGAAGCCAAATCAGCAGTAACGGGGCAGTCTAAAAAAACTGGTGCCGTGTTAATGGTGATTGGTATTTTGGTTTTAGTCGCCGCCCTCGGGGCTGGTTACTGGTTTATAATTAAACCGATTTTAGAAAAACCGGCCGCCACTCCTAAGTCAGTCGAGAATGCTTATCAAGCTCCAGTTAATCAAGAACCAGCTACTGACCTCATTGAACTGGCAGACACAGAGATGGCCACCACTAGTCCGATTAACGATGAGTTGGCTTCCAGCACTGAGCTTGTAGCCACTTCGACGGCTACCTCTACTGAAGAAATTATTTCCGAAGATATGCCGGTAGTTACCCCACCTTTGGTAGAATCGCCAGATACTGATAATGATGGTTTAACTGATGCTGAGGAGCGCGTAGCGGGAACAGATCCGGAAAATGCCGATACCGACAATGATGGTTATTCCGATTTACAAGAATTGTTATCTGGCTATGACCCCCTAGTGCCCAATGAAAAGTTAGGGGCTAGCTCTGCTTTGCGGGCCAATAATCTAGATGGTCAGGCACGTATTTTATACCCAGCGGACTGGAGTTTGGTGGAAAGCCCTTCTACTAACACAGTGGTTTTTTCTGATAGCGATCAAGCTTTTATTCAAGTTACCTATCAGAGTAATGACAGCGCCTTAAGTGCCGGTGCCTGGTTGGCTAACGAAATGCCGGGAGCAATTGCTAAAGAATTTATCTCTGGCGAAGGCTGGACCGGTTTTGTTTTAGATGACGGTCTAAGTGCTTATGTCTTTAGTGAGGATGATAAACGGGTTTACACGATTACTTGCTTACCCCTGGCCCCCAACACCGACAGCCCGGCCGTCTTTAATTTAATGTTAAAAATCCTCCTCGTTTTCTAG
- the ftsZ gene encoding cell division protein FtsZ (Derived by automated computational analysis using gene prediction method: Protein Homology. GO_function: GO:0003924 - GTPase activity [Evidence IEA]; GO_process: GO:0000910 - cytokinesis [Evidence IEA]) has protein sequence MAEVKPEIETFAKIKVVGVGGGGGSAVNRMVNNGIKGVEFLAINTDMQALHYNKAGEKIHIGKTVTRGLGAGMNPDLGKAAAEESENEIREALQGCDMVFITCGMGGGTGSGASPVVAKISKELGALTVAVVTKPFAFEGGQRKNIAERAFTELADNVDTIITISNDKLLQVIDKKTSLLDAFKVADDVLRQGVQGIAEIITTPGAINADFADVKAVMSNAGSALMGIGQASGENRAIEAAKGAINSSLLDVSIDGARGIVFTITGGQDLSMTEVSEAAKVITAAADEEAKIIFGAVIDEKLKDEIKVTVVATGFDGTAPAPSSISRLDSVKPVGSLTPDFDDDLRDDLSSHPVKGEEKSKSKLAAFKNTPLKPVLEKKMERPVEKDDEDDDLSVPAFIRKKML, from the coding sequence ATGGCAGAAGTAAAACCGGAAATAGAGACTTTCGCAAAGATAAAAGTCGTCGGTGTTGGCGGCGGTGGCGGCAGTGCTGTCAACCGCATGGTTAACAACGGCATTAAAGGCGTTGAATTCCTAGCCATCAATACTGATATGCAAGCCCTTCATTATAATAAGGCGGGCGAAAAAATTCATATTGGTAAAACAGTTACGCGTGGCTTAGGCGCCGGCATGAACCCGGATTTAGGGAAGGCGGCCGCCGAGGAATCAGAAAATGAGATTAGAGAAGCTCTTCAGGGCTGCGATATGGTTTTTATTACTTGCGGCATGGGTGGCGGCACTGGTAGCGGCGCCTCGCCAGTGGTGGCAAAAATCTCTAAAGAGCTCGGTGCCTTAACGGTCGCGGTGGTGACTAAGCCGTTTGCCTTTGAAGGCGGCCAAAGGAAAAATATTGCTGAACGAGCCTTTACCGAATTAGCGGACAATGTTGATACAATCATTACTATTTCCAATGACAAATTATTGCAGGTGATTGATAAAAAAACTTCTCTTCTAGACGCTTTTAAAGTAGCCGATGATGTTCTAAGACAGGGCGTTCAGGGGATTGCGGAAATTATTACTACCCCAGGAGCCATTAACGCTGACTTTGCTGACGTTAAGGCGGTTATGTCTAACGCTGGCTCTGCTCTGATGGGTATTGGCCAGGCGAGCGGCGAAAACAGAGCGATTGAGGCGGCCAAAGGTGCAATTAATTCCAGTCTGCTCGATGTTTCTATTGATGGTGCTAGGGGTATTGTCTTTACTATTACCGGAGGTCAGGATTTATCTATGACCGAGGTTAGTGAAGCCGCTAAAGTGATTACCGCGGCGGCCGATGAAGAAGCAAAGATTATTTTTGGAGCCGTGATTGATGAAAAATTAAAAGACGAAATTAAGGTAACAGTTGTGGCCACTGGTTTTGATGGTACCGCGCCGGCGCCGTCATCAATTAGTCGCCTAGACTCAGTTAAGCCAGTTGGATCTTTAACTCCTGATTTTGATGACGATTTGCGCGATGATTTAAGTTCTCATCCGGTAAAAGGGGAGGAAAAGAGTAAATCAAAATTAGCCGCTTTTAAAAACACGCCCCTAAAACCCGTTTTGGAAAAAAAGATGGAGCGCCCGGTTGAAAAAGATGACGAGGATGACGATTTAAGTGTTCCCGCTTTTATTCGCAAGAAAATGTTATAA
- a CDS encoding O-antigen ligase family protein (Derived by automated computational analysis using gene prediction method: Protein Homology.): MKNRNQHPSFSWGNLIDAWGLFLLALVPLVFNFLAIASLDLIKAIFFQNGVIIFCLLVACQLAFSKFRPRLGKSFYPLLFSGLFLVSALIFSVDPAQSWWGSYERQLGGLTYLVGLLGAFFLLISLALSPASERRRRQKAYLLGVVVVASLLSVYALFQLAGFDIVRWAEPAWQTRRAFASLGQPTYFAGLLLLTIPVTLTLGLQSSAGRRYLFLILLVLQLLGLVATGTRSALFALVGALLIFSAIKVFSSPQKLNRSLFKKIGLVFLIIFLLIGALALSNPDRWQELNNLRSGSLGLRGELWREGVAAIREKPWLGYGLENQREAYIYHYDARLMQYLRPDVSTDRAHNIILDTALSAGIVGCFLLLLVIIFLVRHWRRLPSQERPLACGLLLSGLTYFLFLLFNFSVVSTFFYSSLLLTIYLSLGLPVEREQKKVSRLCFAPLALLIPFTLGFGLFSGARLQADYYYYAAFNSLGQGDYFKALVLDSYVQEKKIDPIGARYYRQNFTWGLIDHLVLYDLPLADKKVVLGRVVANPENEKTQTFDNRLFTAAISGFKGEEEKAQEELNNLLLAVPTLPKIYLVLGDVNCYNKNLSAATENWTLAAQLIPEFEPHWGEDQKGRLAQYQNMLSARQEILAATE; this comes from the coding sequence ATGAAAAATAGAAACCAGCACCCTTCTTTCAGTTGGGGCAACCTCATTGATGCTTGGGGTTTATTTTTATTAGCGCTAGTGCCGTTAGTCTTTAACTTTTTAGCGATTGCCAGCTTAGATTTAATTAAGGCGATTTTTTTTCAAAACGGGGTAATAATTTTTTGTTTGCTAGTGGCTTGTCAGTTGGCCTTTTCTAAATTTAGGCCGCGCCTCGGAAAAAGTTTTTACCCTTTATTATTTAGTGGCTTATTTTTAGTCAGCGCGCTGATTTTTTCCGTTGATCCGGCTCAGTCTTGGTGGGGATCTTACGAGCGGCAGTTAGGTGGGCTAACCTACTTAGTTGGTTTATTGGGCGCCTTTTTCTTATTGATTAGTCTGGCTTTAAGTCCGGCGTCGGAGCGAAGAAGGCGCCAAAAAGCTTATCTTTTAGGGGTGGTGGTCGTGGCCAGCTTACTCTCTGTTTATGCCCTCTTTCAGCTTGCTGGTTTTGATATTGTTCGTTGGGCTGAACCCGCTTGGCAAACAAGACGAGCCTTCGCCAGTCTGGGGCAACCGACTTATTTCGCCGGTCTTCTTCTTTTAACAATTCCGGTCACTCTTACCCTAGGCTTACAAAGCTCTGCCGGGCGACGCTATTTATTTTTAATCCTCTTAGTCTTACAGTTATTAGGTTTAGTGGCCACCGGCACCCGTTCCGCCCTCTTCGCTTTGGTTGGCGCGCTCTTAATATTTTCGGCGATTAAAGTTTTTAGCTCGCCACAAAAATTAAACCGAAGTCTATTTAAAAAAATTGGTTTAGTTTTTTTAATCATCTTTCTATTGATTGGTGCCTTAGCTCTTAGTAATCCGGACCGCTGGCAAGAACTTAATAATTTGCGCTCCGGCAGCTTGGGCTTGCGCGGCGAACTTTGGCGAGAGGGGGTCGCCGCCATTAGAGAAAAGCCTTGGCTCGGTTACGGCTTAGAAAATCAGCGCGAAGCCTACATCTATCACTATGATGCCCGGCTGATGCAATATCTGCGGCCTGATGTTTCGACCGACCGGGCACATAATATAATTTTAGACACGGCTCTAAGTGCCGGAATTGTTGGTTGTTTTTTACTCTTGCTTGTTATCATTTTTCTCGTGCGGCATTGGCGTCGTTTACCTAGCCAGGAGCGACCACTAGCTTGTGGCCTTCTATTGTCCGGGCTGACTTATTTTTTATTTTTACTTTTTAATTTTTCGGTTGTTAGCACCTTTTTCTACAGCAGTTTATTATTAACGATTTATCTTTCTCTGGGTTTACCAGTCGAGCGGGAACAAAAAAAAGTTTCACGATTATGTTTTGCGCCATTGGCACTTTTAATTCCGTTCACTTTAGGTTTTGGTCTTTTTTCTGGAGCGCGTTTGCAAGCTGATTATTATTACTACGCCGCCTTCAATTCTTTGGGTCAGGGGGATTATTTTAAGGCGCTGGTTTTAGATTCTTATGTTCAAGAGAAAAAAATTGATCCGATTGGCGCTCGTTATTACCGACAGAATTTTACTTGGGGTTTAATTGATCATCTAGTTCTTTACGATTTGCCGCTAGCCGACAAGAAAGTTGTTTTAGGGCGAGTGGTTGCTAATCCGGAAAATGAAAAAACCCAAACTTTTGACAATCGTTTATTTACGGCCGCCATTTCCGGCTTTAAAGGCGAAGAAGAAAAAGCTCAAGAGGAGCTAAATAATCTTTTACTGGCGGTGCCGACTCTTCCGAAAATTTATTTGGTATTAGGTGATGTAAATTGTTACAATAAAAACTTAAGCGCCGCGACGGAAAATTGGACATTAGCCGCTCAGCTAATTCCCGAATTTGAGCCTCACTGGGGAGAAGATCAGAAGGGGCGTTTGGCGCAATATCAAAATATGTTAAGCGCTCGTCAGGAAATTCTGGCGGCGACAGAATAA